AACGGCATTATGGATTTATACGCTTGTTTACGCCAATTGCGGACGGGCCTCCGCAGGGGCGACCACTGATAAGCCGTCCAGCAGTCCAGGCCACGCCCCAAACCCAATTTCGATGGCAATCCCGTTCGCGAATAGGCACAAGTCGAATTTCGCTATAAAAATCtcgttcgtttcgttttattttagGCAATAAGGGGTCTTAGATTAGGGAATAACCTATGGAACACACACATCACATGTCAGCCACACGCGCCTTCAGCTCCCTCAGCTCCGCGGCCACGGCACCTGGCAGATGGTGACCCACCTGCTCCTCGAAGTACCGCTCTATGGCAGCCACTTCCTGCGCCCAGAACTCCTTTGGCAGCTCGAACAGCTGGTCGAGATCAATGTTCTCCTTCAGGCTCGCCAAGTTCAGTGCATCCTTGCTGGGCAGCCGGCCAATGGGCGAGTCCTCGAAGCACTGCTCGCCCTCCACTCGCCGAAAGATCCAGTCCAGCACTCGGGAGTTCTCGCCGAATCCGGGCCACAGGAACTGGCCCTCGCTGCTCTTGCGGAACCAGTTCACGTGGAAGATCTTGGGCACCTGGCCACGCTGCTCCATGCTCAGCCAGTGGCCCAGATAGTCGCCAAAGTTGTAGCCGAAGAAGGGTCTCATCGCGAAGGGGTCGTGCATGATGACCTTGCCCTTGAACTCAGCGGCAGCGGTGGCCTCGCTCCTCATCGCAGCTCCAATAAAGACGCCGTGCCTCCAGTCGCGAGCCTCGTAGACCAAGGGAACGCCACTGGGACGACGTCCACCGAAGAGAATGGCGGAGATGGGCACTCCTTCGCTATCCTCCCAGGCGGGATCGATGATGGGGCACTGGGAGGCGGGTGTGCAGAACCGGGAGTTGGGATGGGCAGCCGGCTTGCCGGACTCCTGTGACCAGAGTTTGCCCAACCAGTCGGTGACTGTTACGCCCCTCAGCTGATCCTTCTCCATGCCCTCCCAGTAAACTCCACCGTCGGATGTGGAGGCCACGTTCGTGAAGACGGAGTTTCGGAATATCGTATCCATGGCTATGGGATTGGTGGCCCTCGAGGTGCCGGGTGCCACGCCAAAGAATCCGTTCTCCGGATTAATCGCGCGCAGCACTCCCTTCTTATCGAACTTCATCCAGGCGATGTCGTCGCCCACACACTCCACTTTGTAGCCCGGTAGGGTAGGTGTCATCATGGCCAGGTTGGTCTTGCCGCAGGC
This sequence is a window from Drosophila teissieri strain GT53w chromosome 2R, Prin_Dtei_1.1, whole genome shotgun sequence. Protein-coding genes within it:
- the LOC122612476 gene encoding phosphoenolpyruvate carboxykinase [GTP] — translated: MLLKGAQLLRCGLVAPQRNLNIRLTCRFLSVQYGDAKILTPAVKQYVEKCVDLCQPERVHICDGSEGESKLLQGIMLKKGTIIPLPKYENCWLARTNPADVARVEGKTFISTASKEQTVPVTEKATPGMLGNWLAEEDLQAAIKERFPGCMKGRTMYVIPFSMGPVGSPLSKIGIEITDSPYVVESMKIMTRAGNPVLKYLQSGDGQFVKCLHSVGTPKSGVQAMPSWPCDPERTIVLHKPAENEIVSYGSGYGGNSLLGKKCLALRIGSTIAKREGWLAEHMLILGITNPQGRKIYIAAAFPSACGKTNLAMMTPTLPGYKVECVGDDIAWMKFDKKGVLRAINPENGFFGVAPGTSRATNPIAMDTIFRNSVFTNVASTSDGGVYWEGMEKDQLRGVTVTDWLGKLWSQESGKPAAHPNSRFCTPASQCPIIDPAWEDSEGVPISAILFGGRRPSGVPLVYEARDWRHGVFIGAAMRSEATAAAEFKGKVIMHDPFAMRPFFGYNFGDYLGHWLSMEQRGQVPKIFHVNWFRKSSEGQFLWPGFGENSRVLDWIFRRVEGEQCFEDSPIGRLPSKDALNLASLKENIDLDQLFELPKEFWAQEVAAIERYFEEQVGHHLPGAVAAELRELKARVADM